Part of the Spiroplasma turonicum genome, AAAACTCTTATTTATCAGAGTTTAGTTCTTATAACTTATCTGTTTCAAATATTAAATATGATTCATACAATGTTAATGATACATATATAAATTATAGTTATAATCTTAGTTTATCTAGTTACAATGGTAGTAAAACTATAACTGGTAAAATACATAGACCAAATATTTATTCATCATTCACAACAAGAGACTTAGGAACAGTGGATTGATCAAATGCTAATCAAGTTATAAATAAAATAAGAGATAGTAATAAAAATGTTAATTTCAATGAAATTAAACCAATTAATGTAAATTCTTACAATAAAGGGGTTGTTATTGAAGCTAAAGAGGACTCATTTATTTATTCAAATATGTTTACTATAACTATGGATAGTAAAATATATAGTGCTGACTATAACATAAAAGCTTCTGTTTCTGAAAATCCTGATTCAGAAAGAGTTAGTGGAGGAGTATATAATAATAGTTCTTTCTTGGCACTTAGATTTGCTGAAAATGAAGGTTGAACAAATAATGGTGTTTTTAGATTTGAAACAAAAAACCCATATCCATTAGCTATAAATTCATCAACTTTTAGTAATATAAATAATAAATATTTAAAATATTCATTTGATTTTAATACTTATCGAATGAGAAATAGTGAAAAAACTGATTATGGAATGAGTGAAAGTTGGTTAAAAAACTATGATGTTATTGATCAAAATGAAATAGTACCATTAAGTAAAGTTTTAAATGGATATACTGGACAGTTTAAAAAAGTGTTTTATGGAGTTAAAGTAAAAGAGAGAGGTGGATTTTGGTCAGGATATTGTAATTCTAGTGATTCAGGTACAAGAGATATAACTGCATATATTGATTACAAAATAACAATTGATAATAATAAAATAGTATTTAACTTTACTTCTAGTTGATACATCAGTAAAGGTGTTGAATGTTGAAACACACAAGTATACTTCAAATATTCTATTCGTTGAGTATCGATAGAATAAAATAATAAATATCAAAAATTGAAAGAAAGGATTGTTAACATGAGAAAGACTTTAATAGTTGTAGCATCATTACAATTAACAGCTGTATCAGCTACAATTGTTAGTGGTTTTATAAGCATAGGTTCACAATCAATAAGAAATGTTGAAGATTATGTTAAAGTAAAAAACCTAGGTGACATTGATTTAAATAATTCATCATTAACACCAAATTTAGATCTTGTTTTAAGTTATGTTAATAACTTAAATGATACAAATTTTAAATCAACAGAATTCTCAATGGAAGATAAAACTGACAGTTTTCAAAATCTTGCTATGGATGAGAAAAAGTTAACAATCTCAGCTTTAGATGGAAGTAAATATAGTGGTTCTTTTGAAGTTGATTTCACTTTATCTAATAATCGTGTAATTGATTTAGACCAGGAAAAAGATGATATGGGTTTAATCAAAGAAGATTCAATTAATCAACCTATTAAACTTAAGCATTATGAAGATATGCCTGATTTAGTCACTATAATTTCAGAAATGAAAGCAGTTAATGAAACAAAAGTAAATGATGTAAGTTCAATAAAAAACTTATTTTATGGTAATTTAACTGGTAAAGAACAACAAGATTTTATAAATAACAACTTTGCCTTAAAAGATAATAAAAAAAGAATGAATAGTGAAAAATTAGTATATGATGTAACATTATATGCTACAAGTAATTCAAAATACTTTAAAGGTGAAAAAGTAATTAACTATATTGCTGAATTTGAAGATAGAATTTCATTATCGCAATATAAAGCAGATTTAGGAGATATAGATTTACAAAACAAAGATAATAGACCATCACTTGAACTTTTAGTCGAAAAAATAAATGAAAAAAATATAGATAAACCAAATTTAAAAATAGAAGATTTTAATACAGAAGATTTTAAAAATAAATTATTAACAAATGATATTATGAATGAGAATGTTAATTTAACACCTAGAGAAGGTTCAAATATTTTAAAAGATAATCAAGGTCAAACTTTTAATTATTCATTATTAAATATTAAAAAACTAGAAATTAATGATGAAAAAGTTACTAGTAAAAGTGTAACTTATGATATTGATATGAATTATGAAGGTAGAACACCGTCTATTGATCAAGTTATTGAATCATGGATAAAGGCTAATAAAGGCAGTTATATTATTAAAAACTTTGCTAAATTATTTAATATAAGTGAAAAAGATTATAGTTTTATTGATAAAGTTAATTCGACAGTTGACTTAACAGAAGGTTATGGTGCAGGAAAATGAAGTGCAAAATGTAAATTAATTATTGCCAAAGGCTATAATTATTTAGTTGAAAATTCAGAAGTGGAATTTAATTTAGTTGTTTCAAAAAGATCAAAAATTGATTTAACTGAACTATATAAACCTGAACCATTTGAAGGAAAACTTGATTTAGGTGTAATCGATTTAGAAAATAAATATGCAAAACCAAGTCAAGAGAAATTAATTGAATTATTTATTGAAAAACAACCAGAAGTATATGAGATTTATAAAGCTGATTTTAAATTTTATTCCGGAGAATTATATACACCATCTGAATATATTGGCTATAGAGGTGCATTGTTAAAAACACAACTTGATCCAACTCATCCAGAATGAACATCTCAAAACATAGTAGGGCAAGTAAATCTTGAATATACTTTAATAAATGCTATAAAAATTGATTTAACTGAATTAATAAAAGAAACTGATTTAGGTACATTTAAAGTTGAATATAATATGGATGTTCCAAATGATAATGATTTATTCAAAAAATTAAGTGAAAGAAATAAAGATACTATTACAAATGGTTTTGCTGTTGGAGAAGTAGAATTTATAGAAAAAACAACTACATCTGCAATTGTAAAAGCAAAAAAAGATAGTAACTTTACAGGTCAAGTATCTATTCAATATAAAACAACTACAAATACAACACCATTATCAACTGTTATAAAAAATGGTTCAATTGGAACAATTGATTTAAATGGTGACACTAGATTACCAAACAAAGAACAATTATTAACTGCAATAAGAAATACTAATGAGAATGACCAATGTAAAAAGTATTTACAATTATCTGACTTTGAAATAGTAAGTCAAAATTATCATGAAGCTAAAATTGTTGGTACTGGTAAAGTTTATACTGGAGAAGCTGATTTAAAATATGATTTAATTGGTATTAGTCTTAAATTATATGCCCCATCAAATGATTTAGGTACAATTGATCTAGAAGGTACTAACTATTTACCAAAACTGGAAACAATTATTAAAGCAATTAATAAAACTAATAATTTAACTGGTTTAGATGAAATAGCTCTTAAAGACTTGATTATTGAAGAAGGTACTCAAACTGATTCTGGTGTATATTTAATTCCAGCAAATCAAACAAGTGATAAATTTAAAAATTCTGAGCATGTTATGTTTAAATATAAATTAACAAATTATAAAAAACGTAATATAGCAGATTATATTTCAACAAACTCAAATATTGGCGATATTGATTTAAATTATGAATCTAAATTACCAACTAAAGAACAAATATTTAAAAATATTAATAATGTTTTAGAACTTAACTTAGTTCCTGAAGAATTTGATCTAATTACTACACCAACATATACTACTGCTTATATTAGAGCTAATTCAAAATCACAGAAATATTATGGTGAGGCTTCAGTTGTATATAAATTAAGAAATCAAAAAATGTATCCATATTTGAATGATCAAATTAAAAATAAAAACTTAGGTGTTATAAACTTAAATAATAAGTCTGCATACCCAACATTAGAGCAACTTGCAAATGCTATAACTTTAAAAAACCCAGGAATTAATTTAGATGCATCAGATATTATGTTTAGTACAAAAGAAAACTCAAATAATAAATTCCAATCAATAATTGATTCAACTGAAAAAAGATTTGAAAAGGGAGAAGTAACTTTAACATACACTGTTGTAAATCCTAAAGTTATGGAATTAAAAGATGATATTGGTAATTTAAATATTGGTTCAATTAATAAACCTTACAAAGAAATTACAGTTGATGATATTTACAAAAATCTAAAAATAGTAAACCCTATGACAGGTGTTGAAAAAACAGACTTTAAAATAGATTATATTTGAGAAGATGAAGTAATAATAAGTGGTACTGGCAATTACAAAGGTAGATTAAACCTATACTTTAATTCTAAATCTACAAATACTAAGTCATTAAATGATATCATAGATCTAAATGACTCATGATTAACAAATGGTGCTTATTATACTTCAAATTTATTAAATTCTGAAAATGATATTGTAAATTACTTAAAAACTAAATATAACTTAACAAAAAACACTGATTATACAATTTCAGTTGATAAAACTTCAATTGAAGATAAATACGTATTTACAATTACTGGAATTAATAATTACACTGGAAAAGTTATAATCACAGCTGTCAAAAAATAATATTTTATAAAACTCTATATAATAGAGTTTTTTTGTTTAAAATGTTATAAAAAGATTTTTTAATATACTATTTTATTTTTAATTACTAAAAAGTTTAAGAATTAATGATTGTTATATAATACTATATTTAAAGAAGGATATTTATAATGAAAAAAACAATATTGATAACATGTGCTTTATTAAGTACTATAGGATTAAATGCAGCTTTATTTCTTAAAATTTCAAATAATAGTGTTACAACAAGCAATAACTCAAATACAAACAATTCTAGTAATGAAGTAAATAAATATTTAGATCAAATGCCTGATATTAAAACTGATTTAGGTTCATTAAGTTCCTTAGAAAAATCCAAAATTATAGAAACATTTAAAAGTTATAATAAAAAGTTTGCAAATGATGAAATAAGTATCAAGCAATTTGGTGAAAACTTTGCAGAGATAACTATAAAAAATTTTATAGGAAAGTTAAAGGTTACTTTTAAAATAAGTAGTTTTCAAGGTTTATTTAAAATAAGTGACCTTGGCATTATATCTGAATACACTAATGAAAGTGTAGTTTCAAAAATCGAAGAAAAAAATGAGTCATTTAAAATTTTTGATAAATCAAGCTTACAATATAGTTTTAAAGGAATTAATATCTTTGAAGTTTATTCTAAAAATATTAACAAGTCTTATAATTTTAATATAACACCTAAAAATCTTTTTACAATTATTCCTAATTTGACTATTCAATCTAAAATAAATAATCCTTATGATAAATCTGAAATTATTAATGCATTAGCTTCAATTAATCCAATATTAAATTTTGAAAAATCTTTGTTATTAGTTGATGAAAATTCTATGACATATAATGGTGCAGTTGTTTACACTAACAAAAGTTTTGATAATAAATCTAGACTAACAGTTAACTATCAAGTAAATCAATTTACTAATATGATTAACACAACTAACATTGGTGAGATTAATAGTTATAGAGAAGAAAACATAATAAATGATGTATTAAATAAGAATAGTATATTGAGAGATTATTATAAAAATAAATATTTAAATATTGTTATTACAAATAAAGGGGCTTGAAAATCAAGTTTAAAAATAACTAAAGTAGGTACATCAACTAGCTCTACTATAGATTTTAGTTATAAAGCTGCTAACGTTGACATATTGTTAGACAACAAAGCAATTTATGGCAATATTTATTGATTTAATAAAATTAAGTCTGGTGATGAACAAATTAAAGACGTTTTAATTGAAAAAAATAGTTTATTAAAAGATTTTAGTAAAAATGATTTAATAGTAAATTCTTTAAGTTATAAATCATTAGAACCAAGTTTAGAATATATTTATTATACATTTAGTTTGACAATAAAAAATATTAATGGTAGATCTTCTACTATAGAAGGTTCAATTCGTAGGTATGTTTTATATTATCATATTAAAAACTTCGACTTAGGTAAGTTAAATTGATCAAATGAAGGTGAAGTTATTTCAAAATTAAGATCTGCAAATCCAGATATTTATTATGAAGAATTAAAACAAATTAAAGTTGATAGTTTTAATAAGGGTATAAATATTGAAGCTAATAATGATTCATTAGTATATAAAGGTAGTTGAGTAATTAAAATGGATACTGACATGTATAAAAAAGATATTTCAACTTCTGTTTATAGAAATCCAGATAATGATATTATTTATGGAGGTGTATCAAGAGAAAGTGCATATCTTGCACTTGGTTTTCCAGAAAATACAGGTAAAACAAATGTTGCAGAATTCGGATTTACAACTTCAACAAGATATCAATTTGATTTTAATAATTCTACAATTGATGATTATGCTAATAAAAAATTAAAATACTCATATGATTTTATGGTTTATAAGGTTAAAAATAGTGATCGTCCTAATGTAGCGGCTACTAGTTCAGAATTACAAAAATTTGATACTAGCAATAAAGAAGAAACAGTACCACTGAATAAAATAGCAACAAGTTCTGGTTATTCAGGTAGATTTACTAAGCATTTAACAAATATGAAAGTAAAATACAGGGATTGATATTGCGATGCAGATGATTTTTATTATGTATACATTGATGCAATAATTGATTACAATATAAAAGTTGTTGATAATAAAATTAAATTTAGTATGACATCACAATGAACAATTGAAAAAGGTATTGAGTGTTATACAACACTTGTTAACTTTAGATTTACATTGCATTATATTGATATAGTTTAGACCAGATTCAAAATAATATATTTATCATCAAAAAATTATTTTGTAAATTGAAAAAGTGTCTAAAATAAATTCTACACTATATATAGGTTTAGTTTTTTTTATCTAAAAGACTTAATAATTTATTTGTGGATAATAATAATTAAAAGGTTTAAAAGCAAATTATTTATTAAATTTATAAAAACAATACTATAAAGTTAAAGCAATTTGATATAAGATATAATAAAAATGAGGATATTTCTGCTTGTTTATAAAAATTGGTTTATTATTTCGATAAGCTACAATTAATAAAATATAATATATTTAATCAAAACTCCCAAACATTTATAAAAGAATTGTTTTACTTAGATTTAACAATACTGTAAAATCAAGTTTATTCTTAAAATAATTTTGATAATAATATAGAAAATATTTTAGAATTCACTTTTTGTTGAATTAAATAGTTTGTTTATAAATAGATATAATAAATTAATAAATTAGAGTTATATTAAATTATAAATTATAAAATTATTAACTTAAATAGATTCTCAAATGAAACATTTAATTATTTTGCCCATTGTTATAAATATAAAAAATATAATACAAATATTTTTAAAAAATTAAAACTATTAAAGTAAAAAGGAAGCTAAGTAGACCAGTATAAAATTACTGGTTTTTTTGATAGAAAGGAAATAATGCCAAAAATTTATGATAAGAATATAAAAACTGAAGCCGTAAAAAGGTACAAAAACGGTGAAAATATAGACAAAATAGCTAATGATTTAAATATTAAAGCAGGATCGCAATTAATAAGAATCTGATATAAGTCCTCAAAATCTTGTTATTCTTATAGTATATATAAGGATTGCAAAGAGGTTAAATTGATGAGTCAAAAGTTAAAAAAAGATTTTATTTCTAAGGAACTTAAAGAAAAAAATAAGGAAAATAAAATACTTAAGGACCGAATAAAAAAATTAGAAAAAAACTTAAAGTTTGAGATAGAAGAAAAAATGTTAGCAATAGCGAGTAAAGAAATATTGGAAAAGTCCATTCCTTCTTGCACGGCAACAATATTGATGAATTTATTGAAAATGAGCAAGAAGGAAAAGATAATGATAATGGCAACAAAAGCTTATAAATATTATGCATGCACTCAAATATATTATTTAGTTGCTAATTATGACATGGGGACCAATAGGCTTTTAAATTATTTTAAAGTTCATAAAAATACTTATTAGAAATTCAAAATGAAATTAAAATTAGAAAACCCTATTTTGTTATACAAATACAAGCTAAAGATTCCCACTATTAATAGCTTTGAAAATGAAAGATTTGAAAATGCAGTAGACTTAGTAAAAGATTTAAATAAGTAAATAATGATTTACAAACAGGTTCTCTTTTAATAAGGAAATTAATTTTTGTTAATAAAAATAAAAGAGTCTCTCAAAAAATGATTAACCTAATCAAAAGAGAAAAACCTGAGGTATTTAAAAACTCATTTAGTAGGGATAATTTTTAAAAAATCAAGTTATTTAAATGAATCTAAAAAACATAACTCTTATGTTAGAGATGATTTTATTGAAATGAATTACAATACTCCTAATGTAGTTGGAGTTGATGGTACTAATCTAAAAATAGAATTATATAATTATTCTTATAAAACAAAATTAAATTGCATGATATCTTATGACTGGGATTAAAAACTATTATTGCATATAACTTTGATAAAAATGAAAATTCAAACGGCTCGTTAAAGGTTTTTAAAAGAATAAATGAGTATTCAATAAACACTAAATCAAACAAAGTAATACAATCAGACAGAGGTATAGCTTTCTCATGTTAAAAAATATTTGAATATGTAAATAAGAATAATAATATAGTGCATTCTATGTCTAGAAGAGGTTTTAAACATAACGCCTCAACCGAAAGTTTAAATAGATGAGTAAAAGAAAAGTTTTTTAAAACTTATGGCTGTAAATTTAAAAATATACAAAATTTTTATGATACTTTAGAAAATTTGTTTATAACTTTAACAAACTACAATTTTTGAAATATAATATATTTGATCAAAAAACCAGCATATATAAAATAGTTGGTCTACTTAGGTTACGCAATGCTTAAATTAAAAAATGAAGTTTATTTTACAATTATTTATTAATTAAATATAGTTTTTATTATTAAATTATTTTGTTTAACTAAGGAAATAAATTTTCTATTAAATAAATATATAATAAAAAAAATTTATTTAATAACTTTTAAGTTAATTTTAGGTTGATATGTAACACTTATAAGATTTATAAATAATAACTTTAAGTAAAAAAAATAAAAAGTCAATAGATTTTCATTGTTTTAATTAATATTAAATTAATTTATAGTTTCTAAAAAAAATTTATAAACTTTGTTTTATATAATTATTTTGGAGGAAATTATGAAAAAATTATTAAGTATATTAACAGCAATAGGGATAATTGCAACTACTGGGGCTACAGCTGTTTCTTGTAGCGATAAAAATGAAAATGGAACTCAAATAGAAAAAAAAGATTTGTCAACTTTAGAAACAAAAAACTTAGGAAAAATATCTGGTCAAGGAGACTTGCCTGATATTAATAATATCGTTGATGCAATAAACAATACAAATAAAGATTTTGGTTTAAAAGCAACTGATGTTGACTTTGATGGCAGCGTAACAACTACAAGTTCAAAAATAAAAGCAAAAGACAGTTCTACATCATTTATAGGGAGTGTAGAAGTTACCTATGAATATAAAAAAACTAGATCATCATTTGATTTAGCATTAATTGAGTCTGTTGTAAATAATAAAGGATTAGGGGAGATTGTAAGACCTTCAAATCTTAATACAGGTAAAATAATGGTTCCTGATTTAAAAAATACAAACACAATATTTGATTCAATTAAATTATTTGTAAAAAAAACATTAGACAAGGCAAAAGAACTTGCTAACATTGATTTGAATCTAGAAACATTAATTAATCTTATTAACATTGATTTTAAAGATACAAATGATAACTCAGTTAATTTGGGTGAGACAAGCAAAAATGATATTAGTAAACTAGTTTTAACTGTAAAAGAAGGTCATGAAAATGATGTTGATGGTTATACAATAAATGGTAAAGCTACTATTGTTTTAGGTAAACAAGAAAATTTTAAGGATAAATTTAAAAAAACAGATTTAGACTCAATAGAAATGAGTCAAGATGATTTTGATGATTCTTATACTTTATCTCAAAAAATAATATATGCATTTACTAAAAAAAATAGTGTTAATGCATCAAGTTCTGAGTTTGTAATTGAAAATATAAATAAAGATGATAAAAACAATTGCACCGCAATTATTTCAACTGATATAAATAGTACTTACACTAATGAACCATTAAGTTTAAAATTTAAAGTTACAATTAAAAGTGAAAGTGAACTACCACAAATATGAAATTTAACTGAAATGGAAAATGGTGGAGAATCATTAACTGGTCAATTGGAACCAATCTACTTAACAACTGAAG contains:
- a CDS encoding lipoprotein, which codes for MKKLLSILTAIGIIATTGATAVSCSDKNENGTQIEKKDLSTLETKNLGKISGQGDLPDINNIVDAINNTNKDFGLKATDVDFDGSVTTTSSKIKAKDSSTSFIGSVEVTYEYKKTRSSFDLALIESVVNNKGLGEIVRPSNLNTGKIMVPDLKNTNTIFDSIKLFVKKTLDKAKELANIDLNLETLINLINIDFKDTNDNSVNLGETSKNDISKLVLTVKEGHENDVDGYTINGKATIVLGKQENFKDKFKKTDLDSIEMSQDDFDDSYTLSQKIIYAFTKKNSVNASSSEFVIENINKDDKNNCTAIISTDINSTYTNEPLSLKFKVTIKSESELPQIWNLTEMENGGESLTGQLEPIYLTTEEKGPDLYRELFEGITNVSDYDAAFPTYWESLANGKKYFFDNQGNSESIKGTASSKNVIDNFETIFDIVINKSNPNEEIGSKGTITLTVKNNSYKLDYMHSISGSIKIYYSLDEE